The Euphorbia lathyris chromosome 3, ddEupLath1.1, whole genome shotgun sequence genome contains a region encoding:
- the LOC136224353 gene encoding sphingoid long-chain bases kinase 1, whose product MEKSGSLSRNTNSNITGVNNSKSVFHQQSLKRLGFCSQIATAGGQHSSPIVFPEKRSKKVKASAKPDDPLDKSKVQEHRIDIIGGVGDEKSDLLGCVVFSGKLILDKRKTIFHDNSSTKEAQQQSSTDLSNQEALDAKLTSKALILGSQMFHLDDVISVSYNIGLRHFTVHSYPLKKGSCGLSCFIKPKRSRKDHRFLASSVEDALQWVGGFADQHCYVNILPHPMVSSKKQASSELLPTDTPPELLFKCKNPPKMLVILNPRSGRGRSSKVFHGIVEPIFKLAGFKLEVVKTSSAGHARNLASTVDISTCPDGIICVGGDGIINEVLNGLLSRDNQKEGISIPIGIIPAGSDNSLVWTVLGVRDPISAAIAIVKGGLTATDVFAVEWIQTGVVHFGMTVSYYGFVSDVLELSEKYQKRFGPLRYFVAGFLKFLCLPKYSYELEYLPESKTDREGKQSDREVIDMSDLYTDVMKRSYTEGMPRASSLSSIDSIMTPSRMSGGELDTTCSSTHASTEPSEYVRGLDPKAKRLSSGRSNVLSEPEVIHPQLPLSTTPNWPRTRSKSRTDKAWTGLTSTHDSSRCSWGNAATNDREDISSTLSDPGPIWDAEPKWDTEPNWDLENPIELPGPSDDIEAGMKKEAVSRFEDKWELKKGQFVGILVCNHACRTVQSSQVAAPRAVHDDSTMDMVLVHGSGRLRLLRFFLLLQMGRHLSLPYVEYIKVKSVKIKSVKHTHNGCGIDGEFFPLNGQVFSYLLPEQCRLIGRAPNNHL is encoded by the exons ATGGAGAAGAGTGGGAGTCTTTCGAGGAATACTAACAGTAATATTACTGGTGTTAATAATAGTAAATCTGTGTTTCATCAGCAGTCACTGAAGAGATTGGGGTTTTGTTCTCAAATAGCTACAGCTGGGGGACAACACTCATCCCCGATTGTTTTCCCGGAGAAACGTAGCAAGAAGGTCAAAGCCTCTGCTAAACCTGATGATCCGTTGGATAAATCGAAGGTACAAGAGCACAGAATAGACATAATAGGAGGAGTAGGTGACGAGAAGTCTGATTTGTTGGGATGCGTTGTCTTTTCTGGGAAACTCATTTTGGATAAAAGAAAGACCATCTTCCATGATAACAGTTCTACCAAAGAGGCACAACAGCAAAGCTCTACAGACCTATCCAACCAAGAAGCTCTGGATGCGAAGCTTACTAGCAAGGCTCTCATTTTGGGTTCTCAGATGTTTCATCTGGACGATGTCATTTCG GTATCCTACAATATTGGTCTCAGGCATTTTACTGTTCATTCTTATCCCCTAAAAAAGGGTTCTTGTGGTCTATCTTGTTTTATAAAACCTAAACGAAGTCGGAAAGATCACCGTTTCCTTGCTTCTAGCGTGGAAGACGCACTGCAGTGGGTTGGTGGCTTTGCAGATCAGCACTGCTATGTGAATATTTTGCCCCATCCTATGGTTTCTTCAAAGAAGCAAGCTTCATCTGAATTACTTCCAACAGACACTCCTCCAGAGTTGCTCTTCAAGTGTAAGAATCCACCCAAAATGCTTGTCATCTTAAATCCACGCTCAGGGCGTGGCCGTTCAAGCAAAGTTTTTCATGGCATCGTGGAACCAATATTTAAG CTTGCAGGGTTTAAATTGGAGGTAGTCAAGACATCATCTGCAGGGCATGCTAGAAATCTTGCATCGACTGTTGACATCAGCACATGTCCTGATG GGATTATTTGTGTAGGTGGTGATGGAATTATAAATGAG GTTTTAAATGGTCTACTTAGTAGAGATAACCAGAAAGAGGGAATTTCCATACCGATTGGAATTATACCAGCTGGTTCAGATAACTCATTGGTTTGGACTGTGTTGGGAGTAAGAGATCCTATTTCTGCTGCTATAGCTATTGTGAAG GGGGGTCTGACTGCTACAGATGTTTTTGCGGTCGAGTGGATTCAGACCGGTGTTGTTCACTTTGGGATGACAGTTTCATATTATGGTTTTGTTAGTGATG TGTTGGAACTTTCTGAGAAATATCAGAAACGGTTTGGTCCTCTGCGTTATTTTGTTGCTGGATTTCTTAAGTTCTTATGCTTGCCAAAATACAGCTATGAATTGGAGTATCTTCCTGAGTCAAAAACAGATCGAGAAGGGAAACAGTCAGACCGTGAGGTAATTGATATGTCAGACCTTTATACAGATGTCATGAAGAGATCTTACACTGAAGGGATGCCGAGAGCCTCTAGCTTGTCAAGTATTGACTCAATAATGACCCCTAGTCGAATGTCTGGGGGTGAGTTGGATACAACATGCAGTAGCACTCATGCTAGCACAGAACCATCTGAATATGTCCGAGGCCTAGATCCTAAAGCAAAACGCCTGTCTTCTGGGAGGAGCAATGTGTTGTCAGAGCCAGAAGTTATTCATCCTCAGTTACCACTATCAACAACTCCCAACTGGCCTAGGACCAGGTCAAAGTCAAGGACAGATAAAGCATGGACTGGATTGACCTCTACACATGATTCCTCGAGATGTTCTTGGGGAAATGCAGCAACAAATGATAGAGAAGATATATCTTCAACATTATCTGATCCAGGTCCAATTTGGGATGCCGAACCAAAATGGGATACTGAGCCTAATTGGGATCTGGAAAACCCTATTGAATTGCCAGGGCCGTCAGATGATATAGAAGCAGGGATGAAAAAGGAAGCCGTGTCTAGGTTTGAAGATAAGTGGGAATTGAAGAAGGGGCAATTTGTTGGCATTCTGGTTTGCAACCATGCGTGCAGAACTGTCCAGAGTTCCCAGGTAGCAGCACCAAGGGCTGTGCATGATGACAGTACCATGGATATGGTCTTAGTTCATGGTAGTGGGCGACTAAGGCTATTGAGATTTTTCTTGCTGTTGCAGATGGGTCGACATCTGTCTCTTCCATATGTAGAATACATCAAG GTGAAGTCTGTGAAGATAAAATCAGTGAAGCACACGCACAACGGTTGTGGCATCGACGGGGAATTTTTTCCACTTAACGGACAAGTATTCTCATATTTACTCCCAGAACAATGCAGACTCATTGGCCGTGCTCCAAACAACCACCTCTGA